The following nucleotide sequence is from Pseudomonas sp. S09G 359.
ACACCAGCGCAATCACCAGCACGTTGGTGATATAGCCCTCGGCCGGCGTATAGGTGGTGATGGCGCCCAGCGCCATGATCCAGGCTTTGGGGTTGACCCATTGGAACGCGGCTGCGCCGAGGAAGGTCATGGGCTTGCCGTGTTCAGCGCTGCTATCGGACATGCCGCCCGCCGTCGCGATCTTCCATGCCAGGTACAACAGGTAGGCCGCGCCGACATAGCGCAACAGCGTATAGGCCCACGGAAATACCTTGAACACCTCGCCCAGGCCCAGGCCAACGCAAATCACCAACAGCATGAAACCGATGCTGATCCCCAATGCATGCGGCATCGAGCGGCGAAACCCGAAGTTCACGCCCGAAGCGAGCAACATGGTGTTATTGGGACCTGGCGTGATCGAAGACACGAAGGCAAACAGCACAAAGGCCGACAGCAAGCTGGTGGACATGAACATGAGGCAGCATCCAAACGGGGGGTGGTATGCCTGCGACAGTAACGGGATAGCGCGCCCGCCGCCCCGTACAGCTAGGGACGGATCAAGGAATACACTTTACGGCAGTACATGGCGGTCAGATCGATGAACGAGTTAAGAAAACGCCTACATCCATTTCACAAACCTTTCACAGTCACGGGCCTATGGTTAACCCAGCTCCTAATGAACATCCCTTTAGCCCGTGCTCCCCATCACGGGCTTTTCTTTGCCTGTCATAAACTGCCAGTGGCTTGCCTTCACTGATCGGTGTACTTACGACAGGCAAAAAAAAAGGCAAACCCCTCAGCAGGGTTTGCCTCCATTTGCCTATCTGTCAGCGCGGGCCGCCACCGCCGCCAGGACCGCCGCCTTGGCCGTGCCCACCACCATGCCCACCGCCGCCGCCACCCGGTGGCATAAACATCCAGCAGCCCGACAGGGTCGACAACAGCGCGATAACAACCGCCGCCTTAGTTAGGTAATTCAACTTCATGACTGCACTCTCTTACTTGACGAGATTAACTTCTCGCAAGATAGGACAGCGCAAAATGAAGTGCGTCACGGCTATCGTGTAACGTGATGGTAGGGATTGTATGGCCCACGGTACAAGTTGCGTCAGTGCCTGCTTTCGCTCGTCAGGGAACCCGCATGTCCCGCTGCCGGACCAGCCCCTCCAGGGTAAACCGCGCCTGCATCAGCACCACATCCCGCACCAATTCCATTTCCTTCTGGCTGACCTCGGTCCACTTCAGCGCTTCGAGCAGTTTGGGCTTCTGCACTCGAAAGGCCAGGCCTTGGGTGAACAGCGCCATGGAGTGAATCACCGTGCGTTCGTCCTCCAGGGCAAAGCCTGCCAGGCGCGCAATCAACTGACGGATCACCCGGGCGATGCGGGATTTGAACCGCTCCTCAAACGCCAGCGTCGCGCTTTGCGGGCACAAGCCGGCCTGGTGGCGATCCAGGAAGGCACGCCACGCCGTGGTCTGCGGGCTGTCCTGGATGGTCGACACCACCGCGCCCAAAATGCCCAGTGAGGCGTCAATCAACGCTGGATCGCCCGAGTTGGCATCGGCCAAGGCGCTTTCGGCTGCCTCGACGGTTTCACTCATCTTGCGCCACAGCAGCGTGATCAAGTGCTCGACGCACGCCAGGTACACGCCCTCCTTGCCATCGAAGTAGTACTGGATCGCCGGCGCGTTAACCCCGGCGGCCGTGGCGATATCGCGGGTGGAGGCGCCGTCGTAGCCGCGTTCGCCAAATACGATTACAGCGGCGTCGATAATCCGCGAACGGGTTTCTTCACCGCGCTGATAACCACCCTCTGCGGCAGGTTTATGTCGGGCCATGTGCAACTCCATTCGAATACACCCGGCAAAATATACCAGTTGACAAAAATTGGCGAAAAATAGAATTTATTCCAACCGATATAAATTCTGGAGTGACCCGATGTCCGCTGCACCGCCCTCCCCTCAGGTCATTCCTGAAGACACCGCCAACGGCCAACGCGGCAAGGCCCGACGCATCCTGCTCACCCTGGCCGGCGTGGCGCTGCTGATCGGCGTGGCGTGGGGCGCCTGGTGGTGGGTCACCGGGCGTTTTATCGAAACCACCGACGACGCCTACTTGCAGGCCGACAGCATCAGCGTGGCGCCGAAGATCAACGGCTACGTCGCCGAGGTATTGGTGAGCGACAACCAGAACGTCAAGCGCGGCGACGTGCTGGTGCGCCTGGATGCGCGCAAATACCAGGCCGTGAGCGATGAAGCTGCAGCGACGATTGCCGCGCGCAATGCCGACTTCGCCAAGGCCCAGGCCGACCTGGTGCAGCAGGACTCGACCATCGCCGAAGCCCGCGCGCAGCTGCAAGGCGCCCAGGCCGACGCGCAGCACGCGCAGACCGAAGTCGCCCGCTATGCACCGCTGGCCCGCTCCGGTGCCGAGCCGGAAGAACGCCTGGCCCAACTCAACAACCAACTCGCCCAGGCGCGCAG
It contains:
- a CDS encoding LysE family translocator — encoded protein: MFMSTSLLSAFVLFAFVSSITPGPNNTMLLASGVNFGFRRSMPHALGISIGFMLLVICVGLGLGEVFKVFPWAYTLLRYVGAAYLLYLAWKIATAGGMSDSSAEHGKPMTFLGAAAFQWVNPKAWIMALGAITTYTPAEGYITNVLVIALVFAVVNLPSVCVWVGCGSGLRNVLREPRWLRLFNWSMAGLLVLSLYPMLFAS
- a CDS encoding CerR family C-terminal domain-containing protein, with translation MARHKPAAEGGYQRGEETRSRIIDAAVIVFGERGYDGASTRDIATAAGVNAPAIQYYFDGKEGVYLACVEHLITLLWRKMSETVEAAESALADANSGDPALIDASLGILGAVVSTIQDSPQTTAWRAFLDRHQAGLCPQSATLAFEERFKSRIARVIRQLIARLAGFALEDERTVIHSMALFTQGLAFRVQKPKLLEALKWTEVSQKEMELVRDVVLMQARFTLEGLVRQRDMRVP